In Roseisolibacter agri, one genomic interval encodes:
- a CDS encoding HDOD domain-containing protein codes for MTPPASAPPATGPAGGTRPTTPAAPQASQASIDASRPMAYVRRILVADDFPAISRQMGEVMASLQEGEASAQRLANLVLRDYALTVKVIRTANTVHYNRTGRPVQSATHAMMLLGAQTVRDLASSLLLFEHYRGRSPGLKELMLLSLLTAGHAREAAVRLGVADPEAAQLCGMFRNLGEVLVAAHLPAENAAILRAASERGVGRDARRARDAAAAHVLGCSMEDIGVAIAGDWGMPAAVCRGMRATGERGEGELELISAFAHDLTIAIYREEPSAARQAVAAVLERYGTRLKLSRDVLAAIADEAVANTRETFAAAGVALDGLRLTRQLAAALSDRSRPTPTGAAAAPAEPAAGTTAAQPTPEATSAAAPTASAPGTTPAASTDAAPAATPPSAQPAADAAPAPTTACPAPAAQPPAGPPVDGPLLAALRDRLARELEAASDDAATYDMQRVLLLALEAALRGGPFDRACFCPIDVASGAFRARFGLGDDVESLLGSFALPFVGTSATLGPALLRGEEGYLSSGTRLNLTDAQLLRAWGAASAALVPVILDGTTIGAVYLDRRTTSAGLDATALVYVRRVVAAAGAALARRRGGASGTPAPRPEPTAAEKGELVLRVLRGEALDTVAAAAGVTTDRLDGWRREFLDGAMARMGS; via the coding sequence GTGACCCCTCCCGCCTCCGCTCCACCCGCCACCGGCCCGGCCGGAGGCACGCGTCCGACGACGCCAGCCGCCCCGCAGGCCAGCCAGGCGTCGATCGACGCGAGCCGCCCGATGGCCTACGTCCGCCGCATCCTGGTCGCCGACGACTTCCCGGCGATCTCGCGGCAGATGGGCGAGGTCATGGCGTCGCTCCAGGAAGGAGAGGCCTCCGCCCAGCGGCTGGCCAACCTGGTGCTGCGCGACTACGCGCTCACCGTGAAGGTGATCCGCACGGCCAACACGGTGCACTACAACCGCACCGGGCGCCCCGTGCAGAGCGCGACGCACGCGATGATGCTGCTCGGCGCGCAGACGGTGCGCGACCTCGCGAGCAGCCTGCTGCTGTTCGAGCACTATCGCGGGCGGTCGCCGGGGCTGAAGGAGCTGATGCTGCTCTCGCTGCTCACCGCGGGGCACGCGCGCGAGGCCGCGGTGCGCCTCGGCGTCGCCGATCCGGAGGCGGCGCAGCTGTGCGGCATGTTCCGCAACCTCGGCGAGGTGCTGGTGGCGGCGCACCTGCCGGCGGAGAACGCGGCCATCCTGCGCGCCGCGTCGGAGCGCGGCGTCGGACGCGACGCGCGCCGCGCGCGCGACGCCGCGGCGGCGCACGTCCTCGGCTGCTCGATGGAGGACATCGGCGTCGCGATCGCGGGTGACTGGGGGATGCCGGCCGCCGTCTGCCGCGGCATGCGCGCGACCGGCGAGCGCGGGGAAGGGGAGCTCGAGCTGATCTCGGCCTTCGCGCACGACCTGACGATCGCGATCTACCGCGAGGAGCCGAGCGCGGCGCGGCAGGCCGTGGCCGCGGTGCTGGAGCGCTACGGCACGCGCCTCAAGCTGTCGCGCGACGTGCTGGCCGCGATCGCCGACGAGGCGGTGGCGAACACGCGCGAGACCTTCGCGGCCGCCGGCGTGGCGCTCGACGGCCTGCGTCTCACGCGACAGCTGGCGGCAGCGCTGAGCGACCGTTCGCGTCCCACGCCAACGGGTGCCGCGGCCGCACCGGCCGAACCGGCGGCGGGGACGACTGCCGCCCAGCCGACGCCCGAGGCGACGAGCGCCGCCGCGCCGACGGCGAGCGCGCCCGGGACGACGCCCGCGGCCTCGACGGATGCCGCGCCCGCCGCCACGCCACCGTCCGCGCAGCCCGCCGCGGACGCGGCGCCCGCGCCGACGACGGCGTGCCCCGCGCCCGCGGCGCAGCCGCCCGCAGGCCCGCCGGTGGACGGCCCGCTGCTCGCCGCGCTTCGCGATCGCCTGGCCCGCGAGCTGGAGGCCGCCTCCGACGATGCGGCCACGTACGACATGCAGCGTGTGCTGCTGCTCGCGCTGGAGGCCGCGCTGCGCGGCGGCCCGTTCGACCGCGCGTGCTTCTGCCCCATCGACGTCGCGTCGGGCGCCTTCCGCGCGCGCTTCGGCCTGGGCGACGACGTCGAGTCGCTCCTCGGCAGCTTCGCGCTGCCGTTCGTCGGCACCAGCGCGACGCTGGGGCCGGCGCTGCTGCGCGGCGAGGAGGGCTACCTGTCGTCGGGGACGCGCCTCAACCTGACCGATGCGCAGCTGCTCCGCGCGTGGGGCGCGGCCAGCGCGGCGCTCGTGCCGGTGATCCTCGACGGCACGACGATCGGCGCCGTGTACCTGGACCGCCGCACCACGAGCGCGGGACTCGACGCGACGGCGCTCGTGTACGTGCGCCGCGTGGTGGCCGCCGCGGGCGCCGCGCTCGCGCGACGCCGCGGTGGCGCCAGCGGCACGCCCGCTCCACGCCCCGAGCCCACGGCGGCCGAGAAGGGCGAGCTGGTGCTGCGTGTCCTGCGCGGCGAGGCGCTCGACACGGTGGCCGCCGCCGCGGGCGTGACGACCGACCGGCTGGACGGCTGGCGCCGCGAGTTCCTGGACGGGGCGATGGCGCGCATGGGGAGCTGA